In one Polaribacter sp. ALD11 genomic region, the following are encoded:
- a CDS encoding DUF4837 family protein, giving the protein MKKIFSICIVATLLTSCVGTDKFVLRNSLGKINKVMVVTKASHWNGDLGTSIRNSFGEIMVGLPQPEPILSVSQIAPNGFGSMMKVSRNILIIGEGKKEDFYIKKNVYAQPQTIIYVYGTDDASIIKTFNKHKKEIIAAYISSDVLMTQNIFKEKKLDESQFKTLQNLGISFTAPENFKTVDDTGDFLWLRQHLTSGIAKTGSNNILVYSVPLEDEASVSENIVAVRNSIGEKYIPGTDPETMHMITEEAYTPFTSEMILDGKKTYETRGKWEVKNDFMAGPFVNYSVVDKKNNRIVVFEGFTYAPSVNKRAFLFELEAIAKSMKIK; this is encoded by the coding sequence ATGAAAAAAATATTTTCAATATGTATTGTAGCAACTTTACTAACTTCTTGTGTAGGAACAGATAAATTTGTGCTAAGAAATTCTTTAGGAAAAATTAATAAAGTAATGGTTGTTACTAAAGCGAGTCACTGGAATGGGGATTTAGGAACATCAATTAGAAATTCTTTTGGAGAGATTATGGTAGGTTTGCCTCAACCAGAACCAATATTGTCCGTTTCACAAATTGCGCCAAATGGTTTTGGAAGTATGATGAAAGTTTCTAGAAACATTTTAATTATTGGTGAAGGAAAGAAAGAGGATTTTTATATTAAGAAAAATGTGTATGCACAACCACAAACTATTATTTATGTCTATGGTACAGATGACGCAAGTATTATAAAAACATTTAACAAACATAAAAAAGAAATTATAGCTGCTTATATTTCTTCAGATGTTCTAATGACTCAGAATATTTTTAAAGAAAAGAAGTTAGATGAGTCTCAATTTAAAACGCTTCAAAACTTAGGGATTTCTTTTACTGCGCCAGAAAATTTTAAGACAGTAGATGATACTGGAGATTTTTTATGGTTAAGACAACATTTAACAAGCGGAATTGCAAAAACAGGGAGTAATAACATCTTAGTATATTCGGTTCCTTTAGAAGATGAAGCTAGCGTTTCTGAAAACATTGTAGCTGTTAGAAATAGTATTGGAGAAAAATACATTCCTGGTACAGACCCAGAAACCATGCACATGATTACAGAGGAAGCGTATACACCTTTTACTTCTGAAATGATTTTAGATGGCAAAAAAACCTATGAAACAAGAGGGAAATGGGAGGTGAAAAACGATTTTATGGCAGGCCCATTTGTAAATTATTCTGTTGTTGATAAAAAGAATAATAGAATTGTAGTTTTTGAAGGTTTTACCTATGCACCTTCAGTAAATAAAAGAGCTTTTTTGTTTGAGTTAGAGGCTATTGCAAAATCGATGAAGATTAAGTAA
- a CDS encoding lytic transglycosylase domain-containing protein: MKKFLLLLLFTTSLFAQTPKDAIPKKITQADLFSDYDIVLIDSLLMDTKYKSPLYETSTYIIKDAETKDVSNVTLSTELLKERLQKVNAKTPFHIAYNPALEKVIKSYLKYRKRYYPALMAKAEYYFPMFEKYLDQYDIPLEMKYLAIVESALDPTAKSRVGATGLWQFMYPTGVQYNLKVSSYVDERQDPVKATIAACKYLSDLYNIFGDWDLALAAYNSGPGNVAKAIKRSGGYRNYWNIRPFLPQETASYVPAFYATMYLFEYQKEHDLIADAPQIRHFETDTIHVKKTISFDHVSETTGISSELIQFLNPSYKLDIIPFVEGKNYVITLPRKNSFNFIESEDAIYTLAEADASKREKPLPKYFEMDKRIRYKVRSGDFLGKIANKFGVRVSEIKRWNRMKTSRLKIGQRLSIYPKKIAILKSSVKVSSTKKKEKFSKKGAFETYTVRKGDSLWTISRKFKNVSIDEIKKWNNIWSGKSIKPGTKLKIYKS, translated from the coding sequence ATGAAAAAATTCCTCCTATTATTACTTTTTACTACAAGTCTTTTTGCACAAACTCCAAAAGACGCCATTCCTAAGAAAATTACACAAGCAGACTTGTTCTCTGACTATGATATTGTATTGATAGATAGTTTATTGATGGATACAAAATACAAGTCTCCATTATATGAAACATCAACTTACATTATAAAAGACGCAGAAACAAAAGATGTTTCTAACGTAACATTGTCAACAGAACTTTTAAAAGAAAGATTGCAAAAAGTAAATGCAAAAACGCCTTTTCATATAGCATACAACCCTGCATTAGAAAAGGTAATTAAATCTTATTTAAAGTATAGAAAAAGATATTACCCTGCTTTAATGGCGAAGGCAGAATATTATTTTCCAATGTTCGAGAAGTATCTAGATCAATATGATATTCCTTTAGAAATGAAGTATTTAGCAATAGTAGAATCTGCTTTAGATCCTACAGCAAAATCTAGAGTTGGCGCAACAGGTTTGTGGCAATTTATGTACCCAACTGGTGTACAATATAATTTAAAAGTAAGTTCTTATGTAGATGAACGACAAGATCCTGTAAAAGCAACAATTGCTGCGTGTAAATATTTATCTGACTTATATAATATTTTTGGTGACTGGGATTTGGCTTTAGCAGCCTACAATTCGGGGCCTGGTAACGTTGCAAAAGCAATAAAACGTTCTGGAGGTTACAGAAATTATTGGAATATTCGTCCGTTTTTACCACAAGAAACAGCAAGTTATGTACCTGCATTCTATGCAACGATGTATTTGTTTGAATATCAAAAAGAACATGATTTAATTGCAGACGCACCACAAATTCGTCATTTTGAAACCGATACTATTCATGTAAAGAAGACAATAAGTTTCGATCATGTTTCAGAAACTACAGGAATAAGTTCAGAGTTAATTCAGTTTTTAAACCCGTCTTACAAGTTAGATATTATTCCTTTTGTTGAAGGAAAAAATTATGTAATTACATTACCAAGAAAAAATTCTTTTAACTTTATTGAAAGTGAAGATGCTATTTATACATTAGCAGAAGCAGATGCCTCTAAAAGAGAAAAACCTTTGCCAAAGTATTTTGAAATGGATAAACGTATTCGTTACAAAGTAAGAAGTGGAGATTTCTTAGGGAAAATTGCTAATAAGTTCGGAGTACGAGTTAGTGAAATAAAACGTTGGAACCGAATGAAGACGAGTCGATTAAAAATTGGACAACGTTTAAGTATTTATCCTAAAAAAATAGCAATTTTAAAATCTTCTGTAAAAGTTTCATCAACAAAAAAGAAAGAAAAATTTTCTAAAAAAGGAGCTTTTGAAACCTATACAGTAAGAAAAGGAGATTCTCTTTGGACGATATCTAGAAAGTTTAAAAATGTTTCTATTGATGAAATTAAAAAGTGGAACAATATTTGGAGTGGTAAAAGCATAAAACCCGGAACCAAACTTAAAATCTATAAAAGCTAA
- a CDS encoding exodeoxyribonuclease III, whose protein sequence is MKIISYNVNGIRAALKKGFIEWLEAAKPDVICIQETKAHKEQLDLSEFENAGYKYNYWFSAQKKGYSSVAVLCKEKPNHIEYGTGIETMDFEGRNLRVDFDNVSVMSLYLPSGTNSDRLSFKFNFMDEFQEYINNLKQEIPNLVICGDYNICHEAIDIHNPKMKGVSGFLPEERTWIGDFINNGFIDSFRYLNQDKQEYSWWSYRANARANNKGWRLDYAMVSEPLKDAISRAYILPEAKHSDHCPIALELDI, encoded by the coding sequence ATGAAAATAATATCCTACAACGTAAACGGAATAAGAGCTGCCTTAAAAAAAGGTTTTATAGAATGGTTAGAGGCGGCAAAACCAGATGTAATTTGTATTCAAGAAACGAAGGCACATAAAGAACAATTAGATTTATCTGAGTTTGAAAATGCTGGGTATAAATATAATTATTGGTTTTCTGCACAAAAAAAAGGCTATTCTTCTGTAGCTGTTCTTTGTAAGGAAAAACCAAATCATATTGAGTATGGAACTGGAATTGAAACCATGGATTTTGAAGGGCGAAATCTTCGTGTAGATTTTGACAATGTTTCTGTGATGAGTTTGTATTTACCTTCGGGAACAAATTCAGACAGACTTAGTTTTAAGTTTAATTTTATGGATGAATTTCAAGAATACATCAATAATTTGAAACAAGAAATTCCGAATTTAGTTATCTGTGGAGATTATAATATTTGTCATGAAGCAATAGATATTCACAACCCGAAAATGAAAGGTGTTTCTGGTTTTTTGCCAGAAGAAAGAACCTGGATTGGCGATTTTATTAACAATGGTTTTATAGATAGTTTTCGTTATTTAAACCAAGACAAACAAGAATATTCTTGGTGGAGTTATAGAGCCAATGCAAGAGCGAATAATAAGGGATGGCGTTTAGATTATGCAATGGTTTCAGAACCTTTAAAAGACGCAATTTCTAGAGCTTATATTTTGCCGGAAGCAAAACATTCAGATCACTGCCCAATTGCTTTAGAATTAGATATTTAA
- a CDS encoding CoA transferase subunit B: MALDKTGIAKRIAQEVQDGFYVNLGIGIPTLVANYVRDDIEVEFQSENGVLGMGPFPFDGEEDADIINAGKQTITTMPGASFFDSSMSFAMIRGKHVDLTILGAMEVSENGDIANWKIPGKMVKGMGGAMDLVASAENIIVAMMHSNKRGESKILKKCSLPLTGVGCVTKVVTNLAVLEVKDNAFHLLERAPGVSVEEIQQATEGTLVVNGEIPEMNI; encoded by the coding sequence ATGGCTTTAGATAAAACAGGAATCGCAAAACGAATTGCACAAGAAGTTCAAGATGGATTTTACGTAAACTTAGGAATTGGAATTCCTACTTTGGTTGCCAACTATGTAAGAGATGATATTGAAGTTGAATTTCAGTCTGAAAATGGTGTTTTAGGAATGGGACCTTTTCCTTTTGATGGAGAAGAAGATGCAGATATTATAAATGCAGGAAAGCAAACCATTACAACCATGCCAGGTGCAAGTTTTTTTGATTCTTCTATGAGTTTTGCTATGATTAGAGGAAAACATGTAGATTTAACCATTCTTGGTGCAATGGAAGTTTCTGAAAATGGAGATATTGCCAATTGGAAAATTCCCGGAAAAATGGTAAAAGGAATGGGAGGCGCAATGGATTTAGTTGCCTCTGCAGAAAATATTATTGTGGCAATGATGCACTCTAATAAACGAGGTGAATCTAAAATATTAAAAAAATGTTCTTTGCCATTAACAGGTGTTGGTTGTGTAACAAAAGTAGTTACAAACTTAGCTGTTTTAGAAGTTAAAGACAATGCTTTTCATTTATTAGAAAGAGCTCCTGGGGTTTCTGTTGAAGAAATTCAGCAAGCAACGGAAGGAACCTTAGTTGTAAATGGAGAGATCCCTGAAATGAATATCTAG
- a CDS encoding CoA transferase subunit A, producing the protein MINKKVNNVQEALEGVESGMTFMLGGFGLCGIPENAISELVKLDVRDVTCISNNAGVDDFGLGLLLQNKQIKKMISSYVGENDEFERQMLSGELEVELTPQGTLAEKCRAAQAGFPAFYTPAGYGTEVAEGKETREFDGKMYVLEPAFKADFAFVKAWKGDAAGNLVFKGTSRNFNPNMCGAATITVAEVEEMVEVGELDPNNVHIPGIFVQRIFQGTAYEKRIEQRTVRQRD; encoded by the coding sequence ATGATTAATAAAAAAGTAAATAACGTACAAGAAGCTTTAGAAGGTGTAGAAAGTGGAATGACTTTTATGTTAGGTGGTTTTGGTTTGTGCGGAATTCCGGAAAATGCAATTTCAGAATTAGTTAAATTAGACGTTAGAGATGTTACTTGTATTTCTAATAATGCTGGTGTAGATGATTTCGGATTGGGATTGTTACTTCAAAATAAGCAAATCAAAAAAATGATTTCTTCTTATGTTGGCGAAAACGATGAGTTTGAAAGACAAATGTTGTCTGGAGAATTAGAAGTCGAACTAACACCACAAGGAACTTTAGCAGAAAAATGTAGAGCTGCACAAGCCGGTTTTCCTGCGTTTTACACACCTGCAGGCTATGGAACAGAAGTTGCTGAAGGAAAAGAAACAAGAGAATTTGACGGTAAAATGTATGTTTTAGAGCCAGCATTTAAAGCAGATTTTGCTTTTGTAAAAGCTTGGAAAGGTGATGCAGCAGGAAATCTAGTTTTTAAAGGAACCTCAAGAAACTTCAATCCGAATATGTGTGGTGCAGCAACAATTACAGTTGCAGAGGTAGAAGAAATGGTAGAAGTAGGTGAGTTAGATCCTAACAACGTTCACATTCCAGGAATATTTGTACAAAGAATTTTTCAAGGAACAGCTTATGAAAAGAGAATTGAACAACGAACAGTAAGACAAAGAGATTAA
- a CDS encoding penicillin-binding protein 1A: MAKKETTSFKKYLKWFWGIVLGGFTFILLLFLYTAWDPFNALPSFEELENPQENLATEVISIDGKTIGKYATENRTPINFKELPTNLVNALISTEDERFYEHSGIDFKGTARAILKPGSGGASTITQQLAKMLFTGKASKNIVKRVLQKAKEWVVATKLERQYTKNEIIAMYLNKYDFLNQAVGIRSAARIYFGKEPKELNLSESAMLVGMLKNSSYFNPLRREEKVKQRRNVVLKQLTRSEFITEVEKDSLQKLDLGLDIHKESHKDGAATYFRGHLQKVMRRWVQEHPKPNGEQYNIFEDGLKIYVTLDSRMQQYAEEAIDEHMSNLQKFFYKELKKNKNAPFYDIDKSQVAGIINRAKKNSDRYKRLEIAGKSSKYIEEVFKKKTAMKVFSYKGDIDTIMSPNDSIKYYKYFLRSGLLSIEPQTGHIKAWVGGVDYKHFKFDAVEQQKRQVGSTFKPFVYATAINQLKLSPCDQFPNIPYTIPKGKYGIPEAWTPDNASSKYGGMLTLKQGLAGSVNTMSARLIDMVSPENVVRLAKAAGIESDIPANPSIALGAVELSLLEMVSAYSTFANRGLRVSPMIITRIEDKNGTVLEEFIPKTQEVLSEESAYVVLNLLEGVTQSGSGARLRSNWTSYPKIVTGFPYKLTNAIAGKTGTTQNQSDGWFMGIVPNLATGVWTGGEDRATHFPGISFGQGATMALPSWALFMQKCYADKDLNISKENFDKPKNLSINIDCDEKKDEKGKGTTQEEDTDF, encoded by the coding sequence ATGGCAAAGAAAGAAACAACAAGTTTTAAAAAATATTTAAAGTGGTTCTGGGGAATCGTTTTAGGAGGTTTTACCTTTATTTTATTATTGTTCTTATACACCGCTTGGGATCCTTTTAATGCGTTGCCCTCGTTTGAAGAATTAGAAAATCCACAAGAAAATTTAGCAACAGAGGTTATTTCTATTGACGGGAAAACCATTGGTAAATATGCTACGGAAAATAGAACACCCATAAATTTCAAGGAATTACCAACCAACTTAGTAAATGCATTAATTTCTACGGAAGATGAGCGTTTTTACGAGCACTCTGGTATCGATTTTAAAGGAACAGCAAGAGCTATTTTAAAGCCAGGAAGTGGAGGTGCAAGTACAATTACACAACAATTGGCTAAAATGTTGTTTACCGGAAAAGCATCAAAAAATATAGTTAAAAGAGTACTTCAAAAAGCAAAAGAATGGGTTGTAGCTACTAAATTAGAGAGGCAATACACTAAGAATGAAATAATTGCAATGTACCTGAATAAGTACGATTTTTTGAATCAGGCAGTAGGGATTCGTTCCGCAGCAAGAATTTATTTTGGAAAAGAACCGAAAGAATTAAATTTAAGTGAATCTGCAATGTTGGTAGGAATGTTAAAAAACTCATCTTATTTTAATCCTTTAAGAAGAGAGGAAAAAGTAAAACAGCGTAGAAACGTAGTGTTAAAACAACTAACACGTAGTGAGTTTATTACAGAAGTAGAAAAAGATTCTTTGCAAAAACTAGATTTAGGTTTAGATATTCATAAAGAAAGCCACAAAGATGGCGCAGCAACTTACTTTAGAGGTCATTTGCAAAAAGTAATGCGCAGATGGGTTCAAGAACACCCAAAACCAAACGGAGAACAATACAATATTTTTGAAGATGGTTTAAAAATCTATGTAACGTTAGATTCTAGAATGCAGCAATATGCAGAAGAGGCAATAGATGAGCACATGTCTAATTTACAAAAATTCTTTTATAAAGAACTAAAAAAGAATAAGAACGCACCTTTTTATGATATTGATAAGAGTCAGGTTGCAGGAATTATAAACAGAGCAAAGAAAAATTCTGATAGATATAAACGTTTAGAAATAGCAGGAAAATCATCAAAATATATAGAGGAAGTTTTTAAGAAAAAGACAGCAATGAAAGTATTTTCTTACAAAGGCGATATAGATACTATTATGTCTCCAAATGATTCTATAAAATATTACAAATACTTTTTACGTTCTGGTCTGTTATCTATAGAACCACAAACAGGGCACATAAAAGCATGGGTTGGTGGTGTAGATTATAAACATTTTAAGTTTGATGCAGTAGAGCAACAAAAAAGACAGGTAGGTTCTACTTTTAAGCCATTTGTATATGCAACTGCCATTAATCAATTAAAATTATCTCCTTGTGATCAGTTTCCGAATATTCCGTATACAATTCCTAAGGGAAAATACGGAATTCCAGAAGCTTGGACCCCAGATAATGCGAGTTCTAAATACGGCGGAATGTTGACATTAAAACAAGGTCTAGCAGGTTCTGTAAATACGATGTCTGCAAGATTAATAGATATGGTTTCGCCAGAAAACGTTGTTCGTTTGGCAAAAGCTGCGGGTATAGAAAGTGATATTCCAGCAAACCCATCAATTGCTTTAGGAGCCGTAGAATTATCGTTATTAGAAATGGTAAGTGCATATTCTACTTTTGCAAATAGAGGTTTGCGAGTTAGCCCTATGATTATTACCAGAATTGAAGATAAAAATGGAACTGTTTTAGAAGAATTTATACCAAAGACACAAGAAGTTTTAAGCGAAGAGTCTGCCTACGTAGTTTTAAATTTATTAGAAGGAGTTACACAATCTGGTTCTGGGGCAAGATTACGTTCTAATTGGACTTCTTATCCAAAAATTGTAACTGGTTTTCCTTATAAATTAACCAATGCAATTGCTGGTAAAACAGGAACAACTCAAAACCAATCGGATGGTTGGTTTATGGGAATTGTACCAAACCTAGCAACAGGAGTTTGGACAGGTGGTGAAGATAGAGCTACCCATTTTCCGGGAATTAGTTTTGGACAAGGAGCAACCATGGCTTTACCTTCTTGGGCTTTGTTTATGCAGAAATGTTATGCAGATAAAGACTTGAATATTAGTAAAGAAAATTTTGACAAGCCAAAAAACTTATCCATAAATATTGACTGTGACGAAAAAAAGGATGAAAAAGGAAAAGGGACAACGCAAGAAGAGGATACAGATTTTTAA
- a CDS encoding gliding motility lipoprotein GldH produces the protein MEAIQKNRFFVLLLVSIVMFSCDDVSEFNQYKTLENSSWQSGEKVAFSFEVKDTVLPKNLFINLRNNSDYEFSNLYIITELKFPNNSLVIDTLQYEMTDASGVFLGDGFSEVKENKLFYKEHKVFPVSGVYSLNIRQAMRKNGEVNAIESLNGIQDVGFSIEKIN, from the coding sequence ATGGAAGCGATTCAGAAAAATAGATTTTTTGTGCTTTTACTGGTTTCAATTGTGATGTTCTCTTGCGATGATGTTTCCGAATTTAATCAATATAAAACATTAGAAAATAGTTCTTGGCAGTCTGGAGAAAAAGTAGCTTTTAGCTTTGAAGTTAAAGACACTGTTTTACCTAAGAACTTATTTATTAACCTTAGAAATAATAGCGATTACGAGTTTAGTAATTTATATATAATTACAGAGTTAAAATTCCCGAATAATAGTTTAGTTATAGATACGTTACAGTATGAAATGACAGATGCTTCGGGTGTTTTTTTAGGCGATGGTTTCTCTGAAGTAAAAGAAAATAAATTGTTTTATAAAGAGCATAAGGTTTTTCCTGTTTCTGGGGTTTATTCTTTAAATATAAGGCAAGCAATGAGAAAAAATGGAGAAGTCAATGCTATTGAAAGCCTTAACGGAATTCAAGATGTTGGTTTTAGTATCGAAAAAATAAATTAA
- the ricT gene encoding regulatory iron-sulfur-containing complex subunit RicT: MACGNCGTTEDGVPKGCKSNGNCGSGTCGSGSNKLAVFDWLSNMTLPSGQERFNIFEVRFKNGRKHFYKNPDNLPITMGDIVAVEGSPGHDIGTVSLAGELVKVQMKKHKITEDHEEVKKIYRKASQRDIDIWQQARGKEEETQKKGREILGRLGLQMKLSDVEYQGDGNKATFYYTAETRVDFRQLIRDLASAFSIRVEMKQVGARQEAARLGGVGSCGRELCCSTWLTDFRKVTTSAARYQQLSLNPLKLAGQCGKLKCCLNFELDTYLDALKTFPKQDLVLKTEKGEAVFVKMDIFKNHLWYTYKEERFKWFRLTLEQVLEIVALNKDNEKSATLEEYEADVEVPVKVDFEDAVGQDSLTRFDAPKTSKRRNNRNKNKKKPVVGAVAIATQQKPNARRKPQAKPQNKTQPQPQQQNKPQAQNKPKPRPRAKPKPRPKPNSSENAKAKPNADAKADVVAKPNIKTNGAANTNQPKGEVKKTSKPRRNNNRNRNNNSPKNGSDSEK; this comes from the coding sequence ATGGCATGTGGAAATTGTGGTACAACAGAAGATGGCGTACCAAAAGGTTGTAAAAGTAATGGTAATTGTGGGTCAGGAACCTGTGGAAGTGGTAGTAATAAACTAGCCGTTTTCGACTGGTTGTCTAACATGACGTTACCAAGCGGACAAGAAAGATTCAATATTTTTGAAGTCCGATTTAAAAACGGAAGAAAACATTTTTATAAAAATCCAGATAATTTACCCATAACAATGGGAGATATTGTTGCTGTAGAAGGCTCTCCAGGGCATGATATTGGTACAGTTTCTTTAGCAGGAGAATTGGTAAAAGTGCAAATGAAAAAGCACAAAATTACTGAAGATCATGAAGAAGTAAAGAAGATTTATAGAAAAGCATCTCAAAGAGATATTGATATCTGGCAGCAAGCGAGAGGTAAAGAAGAAGAAACTCAAAAAAAAGGAAGAGAAATTTTAGGCCGTTTAGGACTACAAATGAAACTTTCTGATGTTGAGTATCAGGGAGATGGTAATAAGGCAACTTTTTACTACACAGCAGAAACAAGAGTAGATTTTAGACAGTTAATTAGAGATTTAGCGAGTGCATTTTCTATTCGTGTAGAAATGAAACAAGTAGGCGCAAGGCAAGAAGCTGCACGTTTAGGTGGTGTTGGTTCTTGTGGTAGAGAATTGTGTTGTTCTACTTGGTTAACAGATTTTAGAAAAGTAACAACATCTGCAGCTCGTTACCAGCAATTATCTTTAAACCCTTTAAAGTTAGCAGGACAATGTGGTAAACTAAAATGTTGTTTAAATTTTGAATTAGACACCTATTTAGATGCTTTAAAAACGTTTCCAAAACAAGATTTAGTTTTAAAGACCGAAAAAGGAGAAGCTGTTTTTGTAAAGATGGATATTTTTAAAAACCATCTTTGGTATACTTATAAAGAAGAGCGTTTTAAATGGTTTCGTTTAACATTAGAGCAAGTTTTAGAAATAGTAGCGCTAAATAAAGATAACGAAAAATCTGCTACGTTAGAAGAATATGAAGCAGATGTAGAGGTTCCTGTAAAAGTAGATTTCGAAGATGCAGTTGGGCAAGACAGTTTAACGCGTTTTGATGCACCAAAAACAAGTAAACGAAGAAATAATAGAAATAAGAATAAGAAAAAACCTGTTGTTGGTGCAGTTGCAATTGCTACGCAACAAAAACCTAATGCCAGAAGAAAACCTCAGGCAAAACCACAAAACAAAACGCAACCACAGCCACAGCAGCAGAATAAACCACAAGCACAAAATAAGCCAAAGCCGAGACCAAGAGCAAAACCTAAGCCAAGACCAAAACCAAATTCAAGTGAAAATGCAAAAGCAAAACCAAATGCAGATGCTAAGGCAGATGTAGTTGCAAAACCAAATATAAAAACAAACGGAGCAGCAAATACAAATCAGCCAAAAGGTGAAGTGAAAAAAACAAGTAAACCAAGAAGAAATAATAATAGAAATCGTAATAACAACAGTCCTAAAAATGGAAGCGATTCAGAAAAATAG